The following proteins are encoded in a genomic region of Zea mays cultivar B73 chromosome 9, Zm-B73-REFERENCE-NAM-5.0, whole genome shotgun sequence:
- the LOC100303794 gene encoding VQ motif family protein: MGEYNGGVSTSWTIGSAHGGMAPPTRPKIKIIHIIAPEIIKTDVAHFRDLVQRLTGKPASCAASSTGDDDVASTLPPVEDEDMETTTKKRPRPRPAPPPAAGDERSDFTKAQEEPVKKRKIKCEVKVEEQGAGFGDYDLGRGDLWMDLNPGGFLSFLEEEGVFQGLAAADHDFFQPFGSSRMDLVGEMHAS; the protein is encoded by the coding sequence ATGGGGGAGTACAACGGCGGCGTGAGCACATCGTGGACCATTGGGTCGGCGCACGGGGGGATGGCGCCACCCACGCGGCCCAAAATAAAGATCATCCACATCATCGCGCCGGAGATCATCAAGACCGACGTCGCGCACTTCCGGGACCTCGTGCAGCGGCTCACCGGCAAGCCTGCTTCCTGTGCCGCCAGCAGCACGGGCGACGACGACGTCGCGTCGACGCTGCCGCCGGTAGAAGACGAGGACATGGAGACGACGACCAAgaagaggccgaggccgaggccggcaCCGCCTCCGGCGGCCGGTGATGAGAGGAGCGACTTCACCAAGGCACAAGAGGAGCCGGTCAAGAAGAGGAAGATCAAGTGCGAGGTGAAGGTGGAGGAGCAAGGAGCTGGCTTCGGCGATTACGACCTCGGCCGCGGCGACCTGTGGATGGATCTCAACCCGGGAGGGTTCCTGAGCTTCTTGGAGGAGGAGGGCGTGTTCCAGGGCCTGGCTGCTGCTGACCACGACTTCTTTCAGCCCTTTGGCTCGTCCAGGATGGATTTGGTTGGTGAAATGCACGCGTCTTGA
- the LOC103638796 gene encoding uncharacterized protein LOC103638796, which produces MAPPGSRRWAYVRVMAGTILGGVLGFYVMHRVETSYKARMEERLRRYEAHLLAKAKESQQLQDEAQREDKAQFLPDS; this is translated from the exons ATGGCGCCGCCGGGGTCGCGGCGGTGGGCTTACGTGCGCGTGATGGCCGGCACCATCCTCGGTGGCGTACTTGGATTCTACGTCATGCACCGCGTCGAGACCTCGTACAAG GCGAGAATGGAGGAGAGGCTGCGGAGATACGAGGCGCATCTGCTTGCCAAAGCCAAGGAGTCGCAGCAGTTGCAGGACGAGGCACAGCGGGAGGATAAAGCCCAGTTCCTGCCCGACTCGTGA